The proteins below are encoded in one region of Apium graveolens cultivar Ventura chromosome 4, ASM990537v1, whole genome shotgun sequence:
- the LOC141719667 gene encoding uncharacterized protein LOC141719667 — translation MTTIISEVVVSYNLWICHAFVGVSGSNNDINVLDLSPVFDDVLQGRASEVNFTINGNNYNMGYYLIDGIYPEWSIFVKTIPRPQSEKRRLFSKYQESQIKDVERAFGVLQSRFAIVRGPTRFWDKPDLGRVMRACIIIYNMIVEDERDTYATQFGRLPTYDDATNGLPEPNLGE, via the coding sequence ATGACAACAATTATATCGGAAGTGGTTGTTTCATATAATCTATGGATATGTCATGCATTTGTTGGAGTTTCTGGGTCAAATAATGACATAAATGTTTTAGATCTTTCACCAGTATTTGATGATGTGTTACAAGGTCGTGCTTCTGAGGTAAATTTTACTATCAATGGAAACAATTATAATATGGGATATTACTTAATTGATGGAATATATCCTGAATGGTCAATATTCGTTAAAACGATACCCCGTCCACAAAGTGAGAAAAGgagattattttcaaaatatCAAGAAAGTCAAATAAAAGACGTTGAACGAGCGTTTGGTGTGTTACAGTCCCGTTTTGCAATTGTACGTGGTCCAACACGCTTTTGGGACAAACCAGATCTTGGGAGAGTCATGAGGGCATGcatcataatatataatatgattgTTGAAGACGAGAGGGACACGTATGCCACTCAATTTGGTCGACTACCAACTTATGACGATGCAACAAATGGCTTACCGGAACCAAATTTGGGTGAATAA
- the LOC141719665 gene encoding uncharacterized protein LOC141719665 — MDFIIGLPNSLGYSVIFVVVDRLSKFAHFMPLKHPFDVVQVAQVYLDNVFKLHGWPKSIVSDIDSIFLSKIWQALFTIYGTIFRMSIIYHPATDGQTEVVNRCLEVYLRSHITPYEVVYNQPPPLHLPYLPGETDNHEVDISMLRREQMISTLKFFLKRAQNRMKVQADKHRIEREVKDWEGCLLKLSSEVKIHDVVHISQLKAFHGPSPLVSTIPNWVQQDNQSKPVEIEAILDHRMVKVQNKAQVQYLVKWKNTSEADNFWVNAELIADRFPAVVQSYFQT; from the exons ATGGATTTCATTATTGGATTACCAAATTCTCTTGGTTATTCAGTCATTTTTGTAGTGGTGGATAGGCTAAGCAAGTTTGCTCATTTTATGCCTTTAAAACACCCTTTTGATGTTGTGCAAGTGGCTCAGGTTTATCTAGATAATGTTTTTAAATTGCATGGTTGGCCTAAGAGTATTGTGAGTGACATAGATTCAATTTTCCTTAGCAAGATTTGGCAAGCTTTGTTCACCATTTATGGTACTATTTTTAGAATGTCAATTATTTATCATCCTGCTACTGATGGTCAGACAGAAGTGGTAAACAGGTGTTTGGAAGTGTATCTCAGAT CACATATCACTCCATATGAAGTGGTTTATAACCAACCCCCACCTCTACATTTGCCATATCTACCGGGTGAAACCGATAATCATGAGGTAGACATAAGTATGCTCAGAAGAGAACAAATGATATCTACCTTGAAGTTTTTTTTGAAAAGAGCTCAGAATAGAATGAAAGTTCAAGCTGACAAACACAGAATTGAGAGGGAAGTTAAG GATTGGGAAGGTTGCTTATTAAAATTGTCATCAGAGGTGAAAATTCATGATGTAGTTCATATTTCACAGTTAAAGGCATTTCATGGGCCTTCTCCATTGGTATCCACAATTCCTAATTGGGTGCAGCAAGATAATCAGTCCAAGCCTGTAGAGATTGAAGCTATACTAGATCATAGGATGGTCAAAGTGCAGAACAAGGCTCAAGTTCAGTACTTGGTCAAGTGGAAGAACACCTCAGAAGCTGACAATTTTTGGGTAAATGCTGAGTTGATTGCTGATAGATTTCCAGCTGTTGTGCAGAGCTACTTTCAGACTTGA
- the LOC141721022 gene encoding uncharacterized protein LOC141721022 has translation MSVNLHYPQAMNALTDLQIYNNAVFDNVENQVTPSCSPVKSVSFSDVSKENHSPFSPLNSNPNGDSRVKLIKEVRDEKKIDIEIEEIEREISRLSERLKVLKLEKEHKKNGKLVEKRVRIVPAKFMEQKQNVKSNCNLGDVKKSDEGFLVSAKSKGLRRGVSMCPGEILAGASRRGLSLGPSEIGAGSKFRQMYKPEVTPVESMKSRRKSCFLKLGEIDEMRAIKERGKICSLSPKSRKAMNKAQCARQVLTTAGTKKGVKKDEGVLAAIQPKNLFKDGEKSVAAKKPVKSGRVIASRYNQSTILSAMRKRSLPENDKDEGRKRSLSVGKSRESMPEITGIKGTQSCVKKRWEIPSETVVCGNIVVPDVLPKIRTARYTIDTPRDSGAAKRVAELVGKKSFFSNGGDLESSVCQELSFAEEE, from the coding sequence ATGAGTGTTAATCTTCATTACCCACAAGCGATGAACGCGTTAACTGATCTTCAAATCTATAACAACGCAGTTTTCGACAATGTCGAAAACCAGGTCACACCTTCTTGCTCTCCTGTGAAATCTGTGAGTTTCTCTGATGTAAGTAAAGAGAATCACAGCCCTTTTAGCCCACTTAACTCAAACCCTAATGGGGATTCTAGAGTTAAATTGATCAAAGAGGTTCGCGATGAGAAGAAGATCGATATCGAGATCGAGGAAATTGAGAGAGAAATTAGTCGGTTATCGGAGAGATTAAAAGTGCTTAAATTGGAAAAAGAACATAAGAAAAATGGAAAATTAGTCGAAAAGCGTGTGAGGATTGTTCCTGCTAAGTTTATGGAACAGAAACAGAATGTGAAGAGTAATTGTAATTTAGGGGATGTGAAAAAGAGTGATGAGGGTTTTTTGGTGAGTGCGAAATCGAAGGGTTTGAGGAGGGGTGTTAGTATGTGTCCTGGTGAGATTCTTGCTGGAGCGTCGCGTAGGGGTTTGAGTTTGGGCCCGTCGGAGATTGGTGCTGGGAGTAAGTTTAGGCAAATGTATAAGCCAGAGGTTACTCCTGTTGAGTCGATGAAGAGTAGGCGGAAATCGTGTTTTTTGAAGCTAGGGGAGATTGATGAGATGAGGGCGATTAAGGAAAGGGGGAAGATTTGTAGCCTTAGTCCGAAATCAAGAAAGGCGATGAATAAAGCTCAATGTGCAAGACAAGTTTTAACTACTGCGGGAACAAAGAAAGGAGTGAAGAAAGATGAGGGGGTTCTTGCTGCAATTCAGCCGAAGAATCTTTTTAAGGATGGGGAGAAATCGGTTGCTGCTAAGAAACCGGTGAAATCTGGTAGGGTTATTGCTAGCCGGTATAATCAGAGTACAATTCTGTCTGCTATGAGGAAAAGGTCTTTACCGGAAAATGATAAAGATGAGGGCAGGAAACGGTCTTTATCTGTTGGGAAATCACGGGAAAGTATGCCTGAGATTACTGGTATTAAAGGTACTCAAAGTTGCGTGAAGAAGAGATGGGAAATTCCAAGCGAGACTGTTGTTTGTGGGAATATTGTGGTGCCTGATGTGCTTCCGAAGATTAGAACTGCCCGCTATACTATTGATACTCCAAGGGATTCGGGAGCTGCAAAGAGAGTTGCTGAATTAGTAGGGAAGAAGTCATTTTTTTCCAATGGCGGGGATCTGGAATCATCAGTTTGTCAAGAATTGAGTTTTGCTGAAGAGGAATAG
- the LOC141719664 gene encoding uncharacterized protein LOC141719664, giving the protein MLANVKPHLLHTPSILLKPANNDSGNQHFTRRNRFIPADIRAEKIAKGLCYFCDQKYERGHKCKFKEPQLFTVEVPGERVRNFENNWDTEEEGSVELECEGEEAGIVEEPLISVNALAGNQNFQTIRVKGCVKGKIIHILIDNGSTHNFLDEGIAKELGITIENMPTQQIIVADGNQMNCNQICRQFDWEMGNVGFSTEVMKISLGSCDMNLRMDFIINDESITLKGIPPKKMKVLEKGPSKKMMKSGAQLCFLQLVNTKLEVTEKAPDCKELNELKDQFSQVFAEPSELPPSRGILDHQIPLIPGASSVNIRPYRYPLRQKDIIEQLVQEMLDRGIIQDSASPFASPVVLVGKKDGTWRLCIDYREMNKRTVKDKFPIPVIEELMDELAGSAVFSKLDLTAGYHQMRLHKNDVFKTAFKTHTGHYEFLVMHFGLTNAPASFQRWMNNIFKPLMRKTVLVFFDDILVYSKNKTDHWIHLREVFN; this is encoded by the exons ATGTTAGCTAATGTGAAACCACATTTGTTGCATACTCCTAGTATCCTTTTAAAGCCTGCAAATAATGACTCGGGAAATCAGCATTTCACTAGAAGGAACAGGTTTATTCCTGCTGACATAAGGGCTGAGAAAATAGCAAAAGGATTGTGTTATTTCTGTGATCAGAAATATGAGAGAGGTCATAAATGTAAGTTCAAGGAACCTCAATTATTTACTGTAGAAGTTCCAGGAGAAAGGGTTAGAAATTTTGAGAATAACTGGGACACAGAAGAGGAAGGTAGTGTAGAGTTAGAGTGTGAGGGTGAGGAGGCTGGTATAGTTGAAGAACCTTTGATTTCAGTGAATGCATTGGCTGGAAATCAGAATTTCCAGACAATAAGAGTAAAAGGTTGTGTTAAAGGAAAAATTATTCACATTCTGATTGATAATGGAAGTACACACAACTTTTTAGATGAAGGGATAGCAAAAGAGTTAGGGATTACAATTGAAAATATGCCAACACAACAAATTATTGTAGCAGATGGAAATCAGATGAATTGCAATCAAATTTGTAGACAATTTGATTGGGAAATGGGTAATGTTGGTTTTTCTACTGAAGTAATGAAAATTTCTCTGGGCAGCTGTGATATG AATTTGAGGATGGATTTTATAATCAATGATGAGTCTATTACATTGAAAGGAATTCCACCAAAGAAAATGAAGGTTTTAGAAAAAGGACCCTCAAAGAAAATGATGAAAAGTGGTGCTCAATTGTGTTTTTTACAGTTGGTCAATACAAAGTTGGAAGTAACAGAGAAGGCTCCAGATTGCAAAGAATTAAATGAACTTAAAGATCAGTTCAGTCAAGTGTTTGCAGAACCTTCAGAGTTACCACCTTCTAGGGGTATTTTGGATCATCAGATTCCATTAATACCAGGAGCAAGCTCAGTCAACATCAGACCCTACAGGTATCCTTTGAGGCAGAAAGATATTATAGAACAATTGGTTCAGGAAATGTTAGATAGGGGGATAATTCAAGACAGTGCTAGCCCATTTGCTTCACCAGTTGTATTAGTAGGGAAAAAGGATGGTACATGgaggttatgtatagattatAGGGAAATGAACAAAAGGACTGTGAAAGATAAATTTCCAATTCCTGTGATTGAAGAATTGATGGATGAATTAGCAGGATCAGCAGTTTTTAGCAAGCTGGATTTAACAGCTGGATATCATCAAATGAGATTGCACAAGAATGATGTGTTTAAAACAGCTTTTAAAACACACACTGgtcattatgagtttttagttaTGCATTTTGGCTTGACTAATGCTCCAGCATCATTCCAGAGATGGATGAATAATATCTTCAAACCTCTGATGAGAAAGACAGTTCTAGTGTTTTTTGATGACATATTGGTGTATAGCAAGAATAAAACAGATCACTGGATACATTTGAGAGAAGTTTTCAATTGA